Proteins co-encoded in one Flavivirga eckloniae genomic window:
- a CDS encoding M48 family metallopeptidase, protein MKFKKLLLIVGIVMFVLSCATNPFTGKNTLALVPNSQLFPTAFAQYDQFLTENKVIKGTKDAEMIKRVGQRIAVAAERWLNSNGNQGYLTDYKWEYNLVDDKTVNAWCMPGGKIVFYTGILPIAKGETGVAAIMGHEVAHALANHGQQRMSAAYLQQGLAVAGNIAIKDEKSRNAFNQYYGVGTQVGVMLPFSRSHETEADVIGVYLMAIAGYNPDEASELWKRMKANSGGKAPPEILSTHPSNDSRIANLKRLAPEAKAEAKKFGVTKFK, encoded by the coding sequence ATGAAATTTAAAAAATTGCTTTTAATAGTCGGTATAGTCATGTTTGTACTATCATGTGCTACCAATCCATTTACAGGAAAAAATACCTTAGCTCTGGTGCCAAATTCTCAATTGTTTCCAACAGCTTTTGCTCAATATGATCAGTTTTTAACGGAGAATAAAGTGATTAAAGGCACTAAAGATGCTGAAATGATAAAAAGAGTAGGGCAGCGTATTGCTGTTGCTGCAGAACGTTGGTTAAATTCTAATGGCAATCAGGGGTATTTAACTGACTATAAATGGGAGTATAATCTGGTTGATGATAAAACGGTAAATGCCTGGTGTATGCCGGGAGGTAAAATCGTTTTTTACACAGGTATTTTACCCATTGCAAAAGGAGAAACGGGAGTAGCGGCTATTATGGGACATGAGGTAGCACACGCATTGGCAAATCATGGGCAACAGCGCATGAGTGCTGCTTATTTACAACAAGGTCTGGCTGTTGCTGGAAATATTGCTATTAAAGATGAAAAATCCAGAAATGCATTTAATCAATATTATGGTGTTGGAACACAAGTAGGAGTCATGCTACCTTTTAGTAGGAGCCATGAAACCGAAGCAGATGTGATAGGTGTATATTTAATGGCTATTGCTGGTTACAATCCAGATGAAGCTTCGGAATTGTGGAAGCGTATGAAGGCTAACAGTGGCGGAAAAGCACCACCAGAAATTTTAAGCACGCACCCTTCTAATGATTCTCGTATTGCGAATCTTAAAAGGTTAGCTCCAGAAGCCAAGGCAGAAGCTAAAAAGTTTGGAGTTACCAAATTTAAATAA
- a CDS encoding NAD(P)/FAD-dependent oxidoreductase, with translation MNISRTSFPRIVIIGGGFAGVALAKKLSKQDLQVVLLDKNNYHTFQPLLYQVSTGGLEPDSIAYPIRKILKDFPNFHFRLANVEEIDTEKNKVVTNIGKLKFDYLVVASGSTTNYFGNSDIEKYSMAMKTIPQSLNLRSLILENFEDALLTSDLNERNALMNFVIVGGGPTGVELAGALAEIKKGILPKDYPDLDTRMAQIHVIQSGDCILKGMSAKASEKAEDFLERLGVHVWKNVRVTNYDGKTVTTNTDLTFETATLIWAAGVKGAVVKGLDGEEFVTRGQRLLVNEFSQVKGFKHIFAIGDVACMVSDEYPKGLPMMAQPAIQQGDQLGDNILKLIEEHPMKPFRYKDKGAMATIGRNKAVVDLKRYKFQGVFAWYVWMFVHLFFLIGFRNRMVVFINWVYNYVRFDREARLIIRPFKKKSNI, from the coding sequence ATGAACATATCAAGAACAAGTTTTCCTAGAATTGTTATTATAGGTGGAGGTTTTGCGGGGGTTGCTTTAGCAAAAAAGTTATCTAAACAAGATCTTCAAGTTGTTTTATTAGATAAGAATAACTACCATACATTTCAACCATTATTATATCAAGTGTCAACGGGTGGACTAGAGCCAGATTCTATTGCTTATCCTATTAGAAAGATATTGAAAGACTTTCCTAATTTCCATTTTAGGTTAGCAAATGTTGAGGAAATCGATACCGAAAAAAACAAAGTGGTTACTAATATAGGTAAGCTTAAATTCGATTATTTGGTAGTGGCTTCGGGTTCTACAACCAATTATTTTGGGAACAGCGATATAGAAAAATATAGTATGGCCATGAAAACCATACCGCAGTCTCTTAATTTAAGAAGTTTGATACTGGAGAATTTTGAGGATGCTTTGTTGACTTCGGATTTAAACGAACGTAATGCGCTCATGAATTTTGTGATTGTTGGAGGAGGACCAACAGGGGTAGAGTTGGCTGGTGCTTTGGCGGAAATTAAAAAGGGGATTTTACCAAAAGATTATCCGGATTTGGATACGCGCATGGCTCAAATACATGTGATACAATCTGGGGATTGCATTTTAAAGGGGATGAGTGCTAAAGCATCGGAAAAGGCAGAAGACTTTTTGGAACGATTAGGTGTGCATGTTTGGAAGAATGTTAGGGTAACTAATTACGACGGAAAAACCGTAACAACCAACACCGATTTAACTTTTGAAACGGCTACTTTAATTTGGGCAGCCGGAGTAAAGGGAGCTGTTGTAAAGGGACTTGATGGCGAAGAATTTGTAACAAGAGGCCAAAGGCTTTTGGTAAATGAGTTTAGTCAGGTAAAAGGGTTTAAGCATATTTTTGCAATAGGAGATGTGGCATGTATGGTAAGCGATGAATACCCTAAAGGGTTGCCTATGATGGCACAACCAGCCATTCAACAAGGTGATCAATTAGGCGATAATATTTTAAAATTAATTGAAGAACACCCCATGAAACCTTTCCGTTATAAGGATAAAGGTGCTATGGCAACCATAGGAAGAAATAAAGCGGTAGTCGATTTAAAACGGTACAAATTTCAAGGCGTTTTTGCCTGGTACGTTTGGATGTTTGTTCACCTGTTTTTTCTAATAGGCTTTAGAAATAGGATGGTTGTTTTTATAAATTGGGTATATAATTATGTGAGATTCGACCGGGAAGCTCGTTTAATTATTAGGCCTTTCAAAAAGAAAAGTAATATCTAG
- the msrB gene encoding peptide-methionine (R)-S-oxide reductase MsrB: protein MKKLVLLCLTIALFSCNNNNAQKAEQKVYKVSKTEAEWKAQLSKKAYYVLREAGTERPFSSPLNKNYKEGTYVCAGCDTPLFKSEHKFDSGSGWPSFDREIKDNVAYGSDNKLGYSRDEEHCATCGGHLGHVFNDGPRETTGKRHCINGVALKFIPKK, encoded by the coding sequence ATGAAAAAACTAGTTTTATTATGCTTAACTATAGCACTATTTAGTTGCAACAACAATAATGCCCAAAAAGCTGAACAGAAAGTTTATAAAGTTTCTAAAACTGAAGCCGAATGGAAAGCGCAGCTATCTAAAAAAGCATATTATGTTTTAAGGGAAGCCGGAACCGAACGCCCGTTTTCTAGCCCTCTAAATAAAAATTACAAAGAAGGCACTTATGTATGCGCCGGATGCGATACACCTTTATTTAAAAGCGAACATAAATTCGATTCCGGTTCAGGTTGGCCTAGTTTCGACAGAGAAATTAAAGACAACGTAGCCTATGGTTCCGATAATAAATTAGGATATTCAAGAGATGAAGAACATTGTGCTACTTGTGGTGGACATCTTGGACATGTTTTTAACGACGGTCCTAGGGAAACAACAGGAAAACGTCATTGTATTAACGGAGTAGCCTTAAAGTTTATTCCTAAAAAATAA
- a CDS encoding RNA polymerase sigma factor — MTPTKLNIEQLVELCKSGNQSAQLEIYNRYYKAMYNASFRIVKDSFEAEDIMQDSFLMAFTKLNGLKESKIFGAWLKRIVINNSIYHYKKKNKKNEVPIDDILYKIEDSNGIDSNGEFENIKVKQILNTMKLLKDNYRIALTLNLIEGYDYEEISDILNISNANCRTTISRAKESLRTKLQAVYE; from the coding sequence TTGACGCCAACTAAATTAAATATCGAACAGCTTGTTGAGCTTTGTAAATCTGGAAACCAATCTGCACAATTGGAAATATATAACAGATATTATAAAGCCATGTACAACGCTTCTTTTAGAATAGTAAAAGACAGCTTTGAAGCAGAAGATATCATGCAAGATTCATTTTTAATGGCTTTTACAAAACTAAATGGCCTTAAAGAATCGAAAATATTTGGAGCGTGGCTAAAACGAATCGTTATAAATAATAGTATTTATCATTATAAAAAGAAGAATAAAAAGAATGAAGTTCCTATAGATGATATACTATACAAAATAGAAGACAGCAACGGTATTGATAGCAACGGTGAATTTGAAAACATAAAGGTGAAGCAAATTCTAAACACCATGAAATTGTTGAAAGATAATTACAGAATAGCATTAACCTTGAACCTTATAGAAGGTTACGATTATGAAGAAATAAGTGATATTTTAAATATTTCCAACGCCAATTGCAGAACAACAATTTCCAGAGCTAAGGAAAGTTTAAGAACTAAATTACAAGCGGTTTATGAATAA
- a CDS encoding DUF1572 family protein, giving the protein MKTSYLPSIIKQFEYYKSLGDKTFETLNLEELQKEFEEDSNSISIITKHIVGNMLSRWTNFLTEDGEKESRHRDLEFQDTYASKDDLVNDWNKGWNCLFEAITPLTETDLERIIYIRNQGHTVTEAINRQLAHYSYHIGQIVFLGKLVKGKNWQSLSIPKGNSSKYNAEKFSKEKGRRHFTDDLWVF; this is encoded by the coding sequence ATGAAAACATCTTACCTACCGAGTATTATTAAACAGTTTGAATATTATAAAAGTTTAGGCGATAAAACTTTTGAAACACTTAACTTAGAAGAACTCCAAAAAGAATTCGAAGAAGATTCTAATTCTATTTCCATTATTACTAAACATATTGTCGGCAATATGCTAAGCAGGTGGACTAATTTCTTAACTGAAGATGGTGAGAAAGAATCACGTCATCGCGATTTGGAATTTCAAGATACATATGCTTCCAAAGATGACCTTGTTAATGATTGGAACAAAGGTTGGAATTGTTTATTCGAGGCTATTACCCCCCTAACAGAAACCGATTTAGAACGTATTATTTACATTAGAAATCAAGGACATACAGTTACCGAAGCCATTAACAGACAACTAGCACATTACTCCTATCACATCGGACAAATTGTTTTTCTTGGAAAATTAGTAAAAGGTAAAAACTGGCAATCGCTATCAATTCCAAAAGGCAACTCTTCTAAGTATAATGCCGAAAAATTCAGCAAAGAAAAAGGCAGACGACACTTTACAGATGATTTATGGGTTTTCTAA
- a CDS encoding MFS transporter has protein sequence MEQLKKGSKKLLNAWAFYDWANSVYTLTIASSIFPIFYSALFLSEIKTVSAFGFEFKSTALITFVTAFTFLVVAFLSPILSGIADYVGNKKSFLKFFCYIGGFGCIGLYWFNLDQIHLSLLFYFMGLIGYWGSLVFYNSYLPDIAFPEQQDRISAKGFSLGYIGSVILLIVNLAMVMSQDNGADKMLMMRYSFLTVGLWWILFSQYSFYYLPKGTSSGQKVTRAVVFNGLKELRQVWKQLKQDLRLKRYLYAFFVFSMAVQTIMLVAVYFGEEEIAWGGDDNKTTGLIVSILVIQLVAVVGAVLTSRASSKYGNIKTLIGINFIWMGLCFYAFFMETPFQFYIAASVVGLVMGGIQSLARSTYSKFLPETEDTTSFFSFYDVAEKIGIVIGMGIFATIDQFTGSMRNAILFLFVFFLAGIVLLFRVPKLSENK, from the coding sequence ATGGAACAACTTAAAAAAGGGAGTAAAAAACTTCTAAACGCTTGGGCTTTTTACGATTGGGCAAATTCGGTTTATACATTAACAATAGCCTCTTCGATATTCCCTATATTTTACTCAGCATTATTTCTTTCTGAAATAAAAACAGTTTCAGCCTTTGGGTTTGAATTTAAGAGTACCGCATTAATCACTTTTGTTACCGCCTTCACCTTTTTAGTAGTCGCTTTTTTGTCTCCAATATTATCTGGAATTGCCGATTATGTTGGAAATAAAAAGAGTTTTTTAAAGTTTTTCTGTTATATCGGTGGTTTTGGATGTATAGGACTGTATTGGTTTAATTTAGACCAGATTCACTTAAGTTTATTATTCTACTTTATGGGATTAATAGGCTATTGGGGAAGTTTGGTTTTTTATAATTCATATTTACCAGATATAGCGTTTCCGGAACAGCAGGATAGAATAAGTGCTAAAGGGTTTTCATTAGGCTACATTGGAAGCGTCATTTTATTAATTGTTAATTTGGCAATGGTAATGAGTCAAGATAATGGAGCAGACAAAATGCTAATGATGAGATACTCTTTCTTAACTGTTGGCCTTTGGTGGATTTTGTTTAGTCAATATTCATTTTATTATTTGCCTAAAGGAACCTCTTCTGGCCAAAAAGTAACCAGAGCCGTTGTTTTTAATGGTTTGAAAGAATTGAGACAGGTATGGAAACAGTTAAAACAAGATTTAAGGTTAAAACGTTATTTATATGCCTTTTTTGTTTTTAGTATGGCGGTGCAAACTATAATGTTGGTAGCTGTTTATTTTGGTGAAGAAGAAATTGCATGGGGAGGCGACGATAACAAGACCACAGGTTTAATCGTTAGTATTTTAGTCATTCAATTGGTCGCTGTAGTAGGAGCTGTATTAACCTCGAGAGCATCATCTAAATATGGAAATATTAAAACGTTAATTGGTATTAATTTTATCTGGATGGGATTATGTTTTTATGCCTTTTTTATGGAAACACCTTTTCAGTTTTACATAGCAGCCTCTGTTGTTGGTTTGGTTATGGGGGGAATACAATCTTTGGCGCGATCAACCTATTCTAAATTTTTACCGGAAACAGAAGATACTACGTCCTTTTTTAGCTTTTATGATGTGGCCGAAAAAATAGGAATTGTAATTGGTATGGGGATTTTTGCAACCATAGATCAATTTACAGGAAGTATGAGAAATGCCATTTTGTTTTTATTTGTATTCTTTTTAGCAGGAATAGTTTTGTTATTTAGAGTTCCCAAGCTGTCTGAAAACAAATAA
- a CDS encoding head GIN domain-containing protein: MKTSIKKQTVLIIASLLLASTSYAQWGKVKGNGNMKTITRTTSEYDGVKCSGFMDFILVKGTEGNIKIEGEENLLEHIITEVKDNKLIIKKRKGANISPSKFKTIKITIPFEDISTVSLAGSGDLWNEDIITATNLDIALAGSGDVVLNIKASSTKAAIAGSGDVTLKGDTNNLEAKVAGSGDFHGFGLQTNNTDVSVAGSGDAKVFTNKNLKARVAGSGDITYKGDPIVDARVSGSGDISSN, translated from the coding sequence ATGAAAACATCAATCAAAAAACAAACAGTCTTAATTATAGCTTCCCTACTCTTAGCCTCTACATCGTATGCCCAATGGGGGAAGGTAAAAGGAAACGGTAATATGAAAACCATAACCCGAACAACCTCGGAATATGATGGCGTAAAATGTTCTGGCTTCATGGATTTTATTTTAGTAAAAGGCACAGAAGGAAACATTAAAATTGAAGGGGAAGAAAACTTATTAGAGCATATCATTACAGAGGTTAAAGACAATAAACTGATTATAAAAAAAAGAAAAGGAGCTAATATTAGTCCTAGTAAATTTAAAACCATAAAAATCACGATTCCATTCGAGGATATTAGCACAGTCTCCCTTGCTGGTTCAGGCGATTTATGGAATGAAGATATAATAACTGCAACCAACCTTGATATTGCTTTAGCTGGCTCTGGCGATGTGGTTCTCAATATAAAAGCATCCTCAACAAAAGCAGCTATAGCAGGCTCAGGAGATGTTACACTAAAAGGAGACACCAATAATTTAGAAGCCAAAGTGGCTGGGTCGGGTGATTTTCATGGCTTTGGCTTACAGACAAACAACACAGATGTTTCTGTTGCTGGATCTGGAGACGCTAAAGTTTTTACCAATAAGAACTTAAAAGCTAGAGTTGCAGGATCGGGAGATATCACTTATAAAGGAGACCCTATAGTTGATGCCAGAGTTTCTGGTTCTGGAGATATTTCTTCTAATTAA